The nucleotide sequence GATGGGCGAAGCGCCGGGCAGGTAAACCACCTCGGTGCCAGGGGCGACGGCACGGCGTATGCCCTGCAAGACCGTGATCGAATCTTCGGGATGAGCCGCCAAGGCCCAGGGGCCGATCGTGGCCTCGGCGTCCGTGGCCAGGCTGCCGACCACCAGCACGTTGCGCAGGTGCTTGGACAGCGGCAGCAGGGCGTCGGTGTTTTGCAACAATACGATGGACTTCTGTGCGGCCTCGCGTGCCAGTGCCCGGTGCTGCGGTGTCAGGACATTGGCCCGTTGCCGCGCCTCGTCGCTGTAGCGGTAGGGATCGTCAAGCAGTCCCAGGCGCTGCTTGGCCTGGAGTACACGGCGCACCGCATTATCCACGGCGGTCAGGGGAACCTGGCCAGTGCGCACCAGGGTGGGCAGGTATTGGCGGTACGTCTGGCTGACCATGTCGATGTCCACCCCGGCGTTGAACGCCAGCCGTGCCCGGTCGGCCGGACCGCCGGCGATGCCGTGCTGGCTCAGCTCCCAAATGGCGTTGAAGTCACTGACAATGAGGCCACGGAACCGCCACTGATTGCGCAGCACACCGGTCAACAGCGCGGTGTTGCTGTGCAGGGGCGTCCCGGCCAGTTCGTTGAACGAGGGCATGATCCCATCGACGCCAGCCGCCACGGCCGCCTGGAAAGGCGGCAAGTACACTTCCCGCAACGTGCGTTCCGACACGTCGGCGACGTTGTAGTCGCGCCCGCCTTCTGCCGCGCCGTAGGTCACGAAGTGTTTCGCGGTCGCCAGCATAAATGACGGGTCGGCAGGCCCGGCGCCGTGGAACCCCCGCACCTTGGCGCTGGCCAGCGCTGCGCCCAGGAACGGATCTTCGCCGGTGCCTTCCACCACACGGCCCCAGCGCGGGTCGCGGGCAATGTCGACCATGGGCGCGAAGGTCCAGTGTATGCCGCTGGCCGTCGCTTCAACGGCCGCCGCGCGAGCGGTCCGTTGTGCCAGGTCAGGGTCCCAGGCAGCGGCTTGCGCCAACGGCACGGGAAATACAGTGCGAAACCCGTGGATCACATCAAAGGCAAACAACAACGGTATAGGCAGGCGCGAACGGGTGACGACGTGTTCCTGCAACCGGCGGGTCTGTTCGACGCCGTAGGCGCCAAGGACCGAGCCCACGGTGTTCATGGGCAGTTGCGCCAGCTCGCCTTGGTCAATGACCGGGCCTGTAGGTGTGTCCTGGACGCCGAGCTGGCTGAGTTGGCCGACTTTTTCTTCCAGCGTCATCTGCTGCAACAAGGCCTCTACGGGGTCCTGCTCGCCGGCGTGGAGAGCGTTGCCGCTGACACTGAGCACCACGCAGAACAGCGCCCATTGGCCGCCGAGCCTCATGGACTATTGCCGGTGTCGGCCGTTGAAGGGGTACCGATTGCCGTCGATTCCGAATGGAAGGGATGGTACTGATACAGCCAGGTCTCTGACAGCGGCTGGCCGTCCAGGCGCAGGAACAGGCGCAATTCCACCGGCTCCTTGCCGTCGACGTTCAGGTCGAACTGTGCTCGCCAATGGCCGGCGACGCCGTCCGGCACCGCTTCGGTAAAGACCCGGCTGAGGGCGCCTCTGGAGCAACTGATCACGGCCTCGGGCTTGACCCCCGGTGCGAGTTTTTCCAATGGGGCGCCCTGGAATTCCACCACGAATTTACGTACCCCCAGCGGGCGCGGCTCGCCCGGTGAGCCGCCTTTGCCCAGGCGAGTGGCCACGCACACCGCCAGTGGCGAAACGTAGGGCTCCCGGGCCAGCCAGTGCAGGCGATACCGCAGCGCATAGCGGTTGCCCGCTTCCGCCGGGGCCGAGGGCACCCACATCGCGACGATGTTGTCGTGGATCTCGTCGTCGGTGCCGTTTTCCATCAGTTGCACGCTGCCTTCGCCCCAATCGCCCAACGGTTCGACCCACAGACTGGGGCGCCGCTGGTAATTCACCCCATCGAGGTAGTGGTCGAAATTACGGTCGCGCTGTAACAGGCCGAAGCCCTTCGGTTGCCGGTCGCTGAACGCCGAAACCAGGGTGCGTGGCGGGTTGTTCAAGGGCCGCCAGATACGTTCTCCGTTGCCGGTCCAGAGCCCCAGGCCGTCACTGTCGTGGACCTCGGGGCGCCAGTCGGCGGCGGTGCGCTTGGCGGTTTCACTGAACCAGAACATCGAGGTCAGCGGCGCAATGCCCAGCCGGCTGACGTTCTTGCGCAGGAAAAACGTGCAGTCGATGTCCATGACCACGCCCTGTGTGCGGTGGATCTCGAAACGGTAGGCGCCGCAGATACTGGGGCCGTCGAGACGCGCGTAGAGGGTCATGGTGTTTGTGTGCTGGTTCTTTGGCGGCTCGAACCAGATGTGGGTGAAGTCGGGGAATTCTTCGGCCTTGCCGGCTTGTGCCACATCCAGGGCAATCGCCCGTGCCGACAGGCCGTACTGGTACAACTCGCCGATGGCCCGGAAGTACGACGCGCCAAGAAAGGCCACCCAGTCGTTCTGTTGCCACGCCAGCCTGGCCTGGTCGCCCAGGCGGCTTTCCTGGATACGAAAACCGGCGAACCCGCTGTTACGGGGCAGGGCATGGGCCGGGCTGTCGCCCGGCATATCGAAGTGCGCCGGGTCGTAGACGATCTCGCGGGCGATGCCGTTGTCCAGCACATACAGCCTGACGGGCGTGCGAAAAAACGACCCCAAGTGAAAAAATGTCACAGGGAACTTGCCGGGGCCTTTGGCGAACAGGGCGTGCTCGGGTTTGAAGCGGATCTGGCCATGGGCGGCGTAGTCGAGTCGCGCCAGCAGCGCGGCCGATGCGGTGCTGGGGTAGGTGTAGGGTTTCAAGGCATCGGCTTGTGCCTGTTCGATCAAGCCTTCGAAGGAAAAAGTACTGGACGGGGCGGCTGTATCGGCCGCGAGGGCGTCCCTGCCCAGTGGCATGAGCAAGGCGCCCAGTGACGCGTATGTGAGGAAGTCGCGGCGCGTAGACATGCTGTCCTTTCCTTCGGCGATGAGGGTCCAGGCCTCACGTTCAGCACGCCACCGGCATGCAATCGTGTTGCTTGTGTGGAGTCTCGAGTCGGGAAAAGGGGCTGTCTACTGTCAGAAATAACAGGGTGCGCAGGGGCGGATGATTCGGCGGCGTGTCCTACGCCGCCGTCTGCCGAATCGGCAATACCACGCGAAACTTCGTGCCCTTGCCCAGTTCGCTGCTGACAGAGATATCGCCATGGTGTTTCTTGACGATGCCGTAGGAGAGTGACAGTCCTAACCCAGTGCCTTCGCCCACCGGCTTGGTGGTGAAAAACGGGTCGAAGATTTTCTGCACCGCCTCGGGGGCAATCCCGCAGCCGTTGTCCGCCACTTCCAGCCACACGTTCTCGCCTTCCACGCCGTTGCTGATGGTGATGATGCCGCGCTCCGGCCCCATGGCCTGCGCCGCATTGATCACCAGGTTCATCACCACCTGGTTGAGCTGGGAGGCCAGGCATTCGATCTCTGGCAGCGGCGCGTAGTGCTTGACCACATCGGCCTTGTACTTGAGTTCGCTGGCAACGATGTTCAGCGTCGAATCGATGCCCTGTTGCAGGTTTGCGAATTGCCAGGTCTGGTCGTTGTCCACCCGCGAGAAGTTTTTCAGGTCCTTGACGATCTGCACCACGCGGCCGATGCCCTCCTTGGACTCGCGGATCAACACCGGAATGTCTTCCTGTAGAAACTCCAGTTCCAGGCGGGTGCGCAAGGCCTTGAGCTGCTCGTGCTGTTCACCCGTGGCGAGGCTTTCTTCGGCCTGCCGGTAAGCCTCCAGCATCTGTTGCAACTGGTTGAAGTAGCCGTCGAGGGTGCTGAGGTTGGAGGAGATAAAGCCTACCGGGTTATTGATCTCATGGGCCACGCCCGCGGCGAGTTGCCCCAGGGAGGCGAGTTTTTCCGACTGCACCAGTTGGCTTTCCAGGTGCTTGCGCTCTTCGATTTCCAGCTGCAGCGCGTGGGTGCGTTGTTCCACCAGCCGTTCCAGATGAGTGGTTTGCAGGGTGGCGCGACGTGCCATGTCCCATTTATTGGCCAGGGTGTTGGCCATCTGCTGGACTTCGATGTTATCGAACGGTTTTTTCAGGATCAGCAAGCGATCATGGCCTTGCAGGCGGTCGAGCAGGTCCTCCCAGGAATAGTCCGAGTACGCGGTGCACACCACCACTTGCAGGTCGGGGGCGACTTTCCAGAGCTCTTCTATGGTCCTCGCGCCGTCCCAGCCCTGGGGCATGCGCATGTCGACAAACGCCAGGGCATAGGGCTGCTGGTGCGCCATGGCGGTGATGAGCAACTGCAGGCCTTCTTCGCCGCCGTAGGCCGAGTGCAGGTCGAAAGGGGGGGCCGTGGGTTTGCTGGTTTCACCGAACAGTGCCGACTCCATGTCATCCAGCTCCTGGTTGGATTCAGTGGGCGGCATCAGGATCTTGCGGAAATCCTCATGAATCGACGGCGTGTCATCAATCAACAGGATGCGCCGGTTGGGAGGCTGGTTCATACGAGGCTTCCGGCAGGAATGAGGGGGATAGTCAGGGTGAATAGCGCGCCCAGGCCCGGCCCGTCGCTGTGGGCGCTGAGGTGGCCGTCCATTTCGACGGCGGCCAGGGCGCAGCTGTGCAGGCCGAAGCCGTGACCTTCCTTGCGGGTGGTAAACCCGTGGGTAAATATCCGGGTCATGTTCTCGGCCGGTATGCCTTCGCCTTCGTCCTTCACGCTGATCTGCAACCTGTTGCCCTCCAGCGACTGGACTGTCAGGGTCATCTGCCGTGGCCGGTCGGTGAGGTTGGACATGGCGTACTTGGCGTTGCTGATCAGGTTGACCATGATCAGCAGCAAGCGGTGTTTGTCCCCGAGGACTTCCGGTACCTGCCCATAGTGCTTGACCACCGTGACATTGTGCCGGCTCAGTGCCCCCGCGTTCATGCGCAGGGCGTCTTCCATCAAGGTGCTGATCTGCACCGGTTCCTTCATCGAGGGCGCGCCCGCATAGGATTGTTGGGTGGAGACGATGTCCTTGATATGGTCCACGCTCTTGCTCAGTTGCCCCAGCTCCTCGATCAGGCCTTGCTGCTCGACGGCAATGGCGTCCACCAATTGGTTCAAGTAGCCGGGCAGCAACTTGCCCTTCTCATCCTCGGTGATAAAAGTGCCCAGGTCGCCCTGGCGTTCGTTGATCAACTGCATGGCCTTGCCCAGGCCCATTGCCTTGCTGCTGCGCAGTTTGCGGGTGACCAGGTCGGCGGAGATGTTCACGCTGTTAAGCACATTGCCGACGTTGTGCAGCACGTTGGTGGCGATCTCCGCCATGCCGGCCTGGCGCGCGCTGTCCATCAGCTCGCTCTGGGCATCCTTGAGCTGTCGGGTACGTCGTTCCACACGCTGTTCCAGGGTTTCGTTCACCGCCTGCAAGGCGCGGTTGACGCGGTTGATCTCGGCGAAACTACGCAGCAGGCGAACCGCCAGGAACAGCAGCAGGGCCACCAGCATGGTCGAGAACACCAGCAGGTAACGGTGGTATTGCTGCTCGACCAGGTCGAGGGCCTGTTGGTCCTGGTTGAGGTGGGTGGTCAGGTCATCCAGGCGTTCGGCTACCGGAATGGCGGCGATCTGTTCGAGCAACGTGTTCACCACCGGCTGCTCGCGCAGGATCAGTTCGATGTGATTGCTCAGGATCTCCACCGGGCCGCGGAATTCGCTGGGCAGCAGTTCCTGGTTGACGGCCAGCTTGCCCAGGCCGACGAGAATGTCGGCGGCGCGCTCGTCGCTGGTGACCTGGGCGAATTCAAGGCTGCTGAGCAGCAAGTCGTAGGTGTCGGTGGCCACGCTTTGCAGTTGCGGTTTTGTATCGTCGTTCACCTGGTTGAACTGCGCCTGGATATCGTCTTCGGCGGTCGGCAGGAAGGCCAGGGAGTTGCGCAATACCGCGTTATGGGACTTGAACTGGTCGACGCGCCGGGCCTTTTCCTGGATGGCCGCCTGATAAGCCTGTTGGCTGGCTTGCCAGGCGGGCAGGTCTTGCGGGCTGTGGTACGAGCCGCGTGCTTCCAGTTCGGCCCACAACCGGGTCATTTCCGTCAGGGGCGTCACCAGGGGGTCGTAGTTGTGGGTGATGGCGATCCTGGCCTTGAGGACTTCGCTGTCCCACTGGGCATTGAGTTGCTGCAACTGCCGGATCAGGTCCCGGGAGTGGGTGTAGGAAGACGACTGGTCGCTGGACGACTTGATGTACAGAAAAATCAGGGTCGAGGCCAGCAACAGGGTGATCAATCCCAAGGCCAACTGGCTGGTGCGGCGGCGAGAAAGGGTCATGACGGTCTGCTCATAAAGGCTTGCCTTTCCATTCGCCGGTCAGGGTCTTGAGAAACTGGATGATCAGGTCTTTATCCTCCTGTGAAGGATTGCGCCCCAGTTGGAACTTGAACATGACGTCGACGGCTTCTTCCAGGGTCTTGGCCGAGGCATCGTGAAAATACGGGGCCGTGACCGCGACGTTACGCAGGCTGGGGACCTTGAACACGTGCCGGTCTTCCTCATCCTTGGTCAGCAGGTAGCGCCCCAGGTCCGACTCGACGGGGTTGCCGCGGACCTTGAAGTAGTCGCCCATCACGCCGAATTTCTGGAACATGTTGCCGCCGATGTTGATGCCCTGGTGACAGGCGATGCAACCGTAATCCTTGAAGCGCTGGTAGCCGTACTTTTCCTGGATCGTGAGGATGTCCGTGTTGCCCAGCAGGTACTGGTCAAACCGTGAGTTGGGCGTCAGCAGCGTGCGTTCATAGGTGGCCAGGGCGTTTTGCACATTGGCGGCGGTGACGCCATCGGGGTAGGCCTGCTTGAACGCCGCCTGGTAGGCGGGCAGGGCGGTCAGGTTCTGCACCACGGTGTTCCAGTCGCTGCCCATTTCCACCGGGCTGATGACCACTTGCTCGACCTGCGCTTCCAGGGTGTCCACGCGGCCATTCCAGAATTGTTTGAAGTTCAGGCTGGCGTTGAAGACCGACGGCGTATTGATCTCCACGGGTTTGCCGTCGAAACCCAGGGAGAAGGGCCTGGTGTCGGCGCCCCCGGATTCGAGGTGATGGCAACTGGCGCAAGACAGCGTGTTGTTCACTGACAGGCGCGGCTCATTGAACAGCTGGCGGCCCAGCTCGACCTTGGCCGCATCGAGGTGCGGCACCGGCGGCAGGGGTTTGAGCGCTTCGTCCAGCGGCGCGGCCGTCACGGTCGTCCCCAGGCACAGCCCCAACGCGAGGATGGAGCCGAAATGGTAGGTTGAAACGTCGCTCAAGCGAGCACTCCTTGCAGGCATAGGGCTATTGGTCGGGCATCAGTGTGGGGCTGCCCACCTGCAGCAACTGGGCGAAATCCTTCGCAGGCACGGCCTTGCTGAACAGAAAGCCCTGGCCTTCTTCACAGTGCTGGGCTCTCAGGAAGTTCAGCTGTTCGACGGTCTCTACCCCTTCGGCGATGATGTTCAGCTCCAGGCTCTTGCCCATCCCGATGATAGCGCTGATCAGTTGCGCGTCCTGGCTATTTTCGTGCAGCCCGCGCACGAATGATTGGTCGATCTTCAGCACATCGATGGGAAAGCGTCGCAGGTAGCTGAGGCTGGAGTAGCCGGTGCCGAAATCATCCAGGGCCAGGCGCACGCCCATGGCCTTGATCCGGTTCAGGATATCGACCGTCTCGTCGACATTCTGCATCAGCACGCTTTCGGTGATTTCCAGCTCCAGCTGGTTGGGCGGCAGGCCGGTCTGCTTGAGGATGGCGGCCAGGTTGTCGACAAACTCCCGCTGGCGGAAGTCGATGGCCGAGATGTTCACCGAGATGCGCAGCGGCGCCAGGCCCATGGTGCGCCAGGCCTGTGCCTGTTCGCAGGCGTGGCGCAGCACCCACTGGGTCAAGGCGACGATCAGCCCGCTGTCTTCGGCCACCGGAATGAAGTCGGCCGGGTGGACCCAGCCCGAGCGCGGTTGAAACCAGCGGATCAGCGCCTCTGCGCCGAGGATCCGCCCGGTTTTCAGGTCCAGCTTGGGCTGGTAGTGCAGCGCAAACTCATCGTGCTCCAGGGCCTGGCGGATCGCGCTTTCCAGGTTCTGTTGATGCCGGGCGCGCAGGTTCATGTCTTCGGTGTAGAAACTCAGGTCGTCCGGGCCACGCTCCTTGGTGGTGTGCATGGCGGTTTCGGCGTGCTTGATCAGTTCCACCGCAGTGCTGCTGTCATTCGGGTAGATGCTGATGCCGAGGCTGGCGGTAACGCTCAGGTCGTGCCCCGCGACATGCCGGGTAACGCTGATGGCCTGGAGCACCTTCTGGGCGATGTGCTGGGTTTGCTGGGGATGCTGGACATCATTGAGCAGGATCACAAACTCGTCCGAACCATAGCGAAACACCGAGTCAGACTCACGCACGGCCGCCACCAGGCTTTGGCTGACCTGCTGGAGCACCTCATCCCCCACCGGATAACCCAGGGCGTTGTTGATGCGCTTGAAGCGGTCGAGCCCGATAAACATCACCGCCAGTTGCGTATCATGGCGCCGGCCCAGGGCAATGGCCTGGGTCAGGCGGTCGCCCAGCAGCGTGCTGTTGGGCAGCTCCGTGAGCGCGTCGTATTGCAGCAGGTGCGAGACTTTCAGCAACTCCTGCACGCGCTCCTCAATCGTGCGTTCGAGCCCGATCACCTTGAGGGCGGCATCCTGGGCGAGCTGCCATTTCCAGGTCAGGGCGCTGGCCATCTGGCGGATTTCCAGGTGGTCGAAGGGCTTTTTCAGGATCAGCAACTGGTCGTTGTACTTCAATCGCGCCTCGATCGCTTCAAAGGAATAGTCGGAATAGGCGGTGCACAGGGCGATCTGCAGGTTGGGATCGACGTTCCACAACTGCTCGATGGTTTGCAGGCCGTCCCAGCCGGGCGGCATGCGCATGTCGATGAACGCCATGGCGTAGGGGGTGTTGGTTGCCAGGGCCCGACTCACCAGATCCAAGGCCTCCTGGCCCTGGTAGGCGGAATCGAGGATAAACGCCTGGCGAGCAACGGCCGTTGTGCCGAACAGGGTCTGCTCAAGGGTATCCAGGGAGGGCTCGGCGTCGGCGTCGGCGCACAGGATCTTGCGAAAGTCCAGGTGGATGGACGTGGCATCATCGACGATCAGGATGCGACGGTTGGCCCGCCCTGCGTTCGGGTTCATAGTGCGCGCCTTATCTGCAAACGGTTCGACGGCATAACCATTCCTTCCTTGGTTCCATGGCTGAGCGGGGCGCAGACCTGCCGTGACAGTGTAGTCGAGGTCCCTTGAATTCGGCGGCCAGTTGGCGTCAAATCAACTCCGCGCCTTAAGCGAGGGAAGATGGCTTGGCACAGGGGTTCAAATCAGCTCAATTCAGTTCAATGTGAAGGCGCAACAGGCATGGATGAACAACTTGCGACGAAACCCACTATTTTGCTGGTCGACGATGAAGAGTCGATCCTCAACAGCTTGCGCCGCCTGTTGCGCGGCCAACCCTTTGATGTCGTGCTCGCGGGCGGCGGCGCCCAGGCCCTGGAGATCATGGCCGCCCAGCCCATCGACCTGGTGATGAGCGATGCGCGCATGCCCGGCATGGACGGCGCGCAGCTGCTGGCCGAGGTTCATCGCCTTTATCCCGCCACCAGTCGCATCCTGCTCACCGGCTACGCCGACCTGCCGACGATCATCAAGGCGATCAACGAAGGGGCGATCCACCGCTATATCGGCAAACCCTGGAACGACGACGAACTGAAGCTGATCCTGCAGCAGGCCCTGGAATTTCAGCGGCTGGAGCGCCTGGCCCATCAGCAGAACGACCAGCTCAAGCTGTTGAACGCCACCTTGGAAAAACGCGTGGCAGCACGCACCAGTGAGTTGCAACAGACCGCCGACATGCTCGACCTGGCCTACGACGAGCTCAAGCGCAGCTACGTGACCGGCACCGAAGTGTTTTCGTTGCTGGCCAACCTGCGCCTGCCCAAGAACAAACAGACCAACCGCGCACTGATCGAACTGGTGCGAGTGTACTGCACCGCCCAGTCCATAGACGAAGCCAGCGCCCGCGACATGGCCATGGCCGCCGCGCTGTACAACATCGGCAAGCTGAGCTGGAGCGACAGCATGTTGATCGAGCCGGCCGACAAGCTGCACAGCACCGATCGCGAGCGCTACCGTGGCTATCCGGCCCAGAGCGAATCGCTGCTGATGACCCTGGAGCCGATGAAGGATGCGGCGCGGATCATCCGTCATCACCAGGAGCGCTGGGACGGCAGTGGTTTTCCCGACCACCTCAAGGGCGATGCGATTCCGTTCGGTTCACGCCTGCTGAAACTGGCGGTGGACTTCATCGAGTTGCAGAAAGGCCTGATCCTTGAGCGGCACCTGAACAGCGATGAAGCGCTGTTGTATATCCGCAAGTATGCCGGGCGTCTCTACGATCCGGACCTGGTCGAGGACTTCATCCTGGCGTGCGCTGCGTTTCTCAGTGACGTGACCCTGGGCGATCCGACCGTCAAGGTGCTCACCACCCGTGAGCTGGAAGACGGCATGGTCCTGGCGCGTAACCTCAACGCCGATAACGGCATGTTGCTGCTTAACGCCGGCAAGGTGCTGAACCTGCCGTTGGTGGACAAGCTGATTGCGTTCGAGGCGATGGAAGGCGCCAAGTACAGCGTGTTCATCAAGGAGCCGGACGAGAGCGAAGGGGTGCTCCATTAATTTTCATTTTTTGAGTTCAAGGTTTTCAGTTCATGCCTAGCACTATCCGTATCGCCGCTGCCCTGCTGATCGGCAGCGATGGCCACACCTTGCTGGTGCGCAAGCGCGGTACCCAGGCCTTTATGCAACCCGGTGGCAAGATCGACGCCGGTGAGCAGCCCGTCGAGGCCCTGGCCCGCGAGCTGTACGAAGAGCTGAACCTGCGCATCGAGCCCGGCGACGCGGTCTACCTGGGTCACTTCTCGGCCCCTGCGGCCAACGAACCGGGGTTTACCGTGGACGCTGAATTGTTCCAGGTGCAGATCGATGCTCCGGTCAGCCCGGCCGCTGAAATCGAAGAGGTGCGCTGGATCGACCCGGCCGGTGATGGCGGCCTGGTGCTGGCGCCCTTGACCCGTGACCTGATCCTGCCGTTTTACCGCGCGTCACTGACCACGCCGGCCTGACGCGAATGAGCGTGCGTGCGCTGGGGGCCAACGATGCCGAGGCTTATCGGGCGTTGATGCTGGAAGCTTACGGCGCCTATCCCCAGGCGTTCACTTCCAGTGTGGCCGAGCGTGCGTCGATACCGTTGAGCTGGTGGGAAAAGCGCCTGGAGAGTCCGCTGGATCGTTTGCTCGGCGCGTACGTCGACGGGGTACTGGCCGGCATCGTCGGCCTGGCCTTCGAGCCTAGGGAGAAGGCACGGCACAAGGTGACCCTGTTCGGCATGTACGTGAACGCGGCTTACCAGCAGAAAGGCTTGGGCCGGCGATTGGTCGAGGCAGCGCTGGATGAAGCGCGCCGACATCCGCGGCTGAAAGTGATCCAGCTGACCGTCACCGCCGGCAACGATGCAGCGTTTGCGCTGTACCGCCGCTGCGGGTTTATCCAGTACGGCCTGGAACCGTTGGCGGTGCGAGTGGGCGTGGACTACTTCGACAAAATCTACATGTGGCGCGAACTCACGGCTCACTGAGATCCAATGTAGGAGGGGCTTGCCCCTCTCACATTTGGAACTGTGTTGTTTCAGCGTACCGCGCTCACGCCATCCAGCGTTGAAAACGACGTATCTTTTGCCGTCAGCAAAAAATCGCGCATATACGGCGCATCCAGCATGTCCGCACGAATCCCCGCATACAGCGTCGCAAACAAGCCTTTCTCGCCCAGGCGCTTGGCCTTCACGTAGCCGCGCGAGCTGTATTCATGCAGCGCCCAATGGGGCATGCCGCACACGCCACGGCCGCTGGCGACCAGTTGCATCATCATCACCGTCAGTTCCGAGGTGCGCACCTGGGCCGGTTCCACATCGGCCGGTTCCAGGAAGCGGGTGAAGATGTCCAGGCGGTCACGCTCCACCGGGTAGGTGATCAGGGTTTCGCTCAGCAGGTCTTCGGGCACGATGTACGCCTTGTTCGCCAGCGCGTGCTGGTTGGCCACGGCGAGCATGGCTTCGTAGGTGAACAGCGGCACATAGGTGATGCCCGGCAGCTCCAGCGGGTCGGAGGTCACCACCAGGTCCAGGTCGCCACGGGCCAGGGCCGGCAGTGGCGCGAACGCAAAGCCCGAGGCCAGGTCCAGCTCGACTTCCGGCCAGGCATCGCGGAATTGGTCGATGGTCGGCATCAGCCATTGGAAACAACTGTGGCACTCGATCGCCATGTGCAGGCGTCCGGCGGTGCCCCCGGCCAGGCGTGCAATATCGCGCTCGGCACCACGCAGCAGGGGCAGGGTGGCGTCGGCCAGTTGCAGCAGGCGCAGGCCGGCGCTGGTGAAGCGCACGGGTTTGGTCTTGCGCACGAACAGCGGCATGCCCAGGCGCTCTTCCAGCTCCTTGAACTGGTGGGACAGCGCCGACTGCGTCAGGTGCAGACGCTCGGCGGCCTCCACCAGGCTGTCGGCTTCGCGCAGGGCGTGCAGGGTCTTGAGGTGACGGATCTCGAGCACGGGCTCTCCATGAAGAAAATTTGTGACGAAACGGAATAGCGTGAGTTTGTCTCATGTTGCAATCCATGTCGACCATGACCGCCGGGCACTCTTCATCAAACTGTCATGGAACTGTGGCAGCGCCCTTGAACAAACTTCATCAGACTCGCGCTCTACTGGGGTTCTGCGTTTCGGTGTTTTTCATGCGCGTGTTGTTTTTACTGGCCGCTCTACTGTTCGGCCTGCCGTCTTTTGCGGCGTCTCGATGTGATGTCAATGTCCCGACCCAAACGGTCGACCTGGCCCAGGTGAGCATCGCCTACCAGAGTATCGGCCGTGCGTCCGACCCGGCCTTGCTGCTGGTGATGGGCTTGGGCGGGCAACTGATTCACTGGCCCGACGAAGTCGTCGTTGCCCTGTGTCAGCAGGGTTTCCGGGTGATCCGCTACGACAACCGCGATGTCGGCCTCTCCACCTGGCGCCAGGCGCCGGCGAACGCCAACCTGACCTTTGAAGTGCTGCGCTACAAGCTCGGCCTGCCGGTATCGGCGCCGTACACGCTGACGGATATGGCCGATGACGCCCTGGGCCTGATGGACGCCTTGCAGGTCCAGCAATTCCACGTACTGGGCGCAAGCATGGGCGGCATGATCGCCCAGCACCTGGCGGCGATGGCGCCCCAGCGCGTGGAAAGCCTGACCCTGGTCATGACCAGCTCCGGCGCCGAAGGCTTGCCGGCCCCGAATGCGGCGCTGGTGCAATTATTGTCGCGACGCAGTGCGCCGAATCGTGAAGTGGCGCTGGAGCAGCAGGCCGATTTGCTCGCGGCGCTGGGCAGCCCGACTGTGAAGGACGATCGCCAGGTGCTGCTGCACCAGGCGGCGCTGTCCTATGACCGCGCCTTCAACCCGGACGGCGTGAAGCGCCAGATCATGGCGATCCTCGCCGAACCCAGCCGTGTGCCGCTGCTCAACCAGCTGCGCGTGCCGACACTGGTGGTCCACGGCACCGCCGAC is from Pseudomonas marginalis and encodes:
- a CDS encoding alpha/beta fold hydrolase; this encodes MRVLFLLAALLFGLPSFAASRCDVNVPTQTVDLAQVSIAYQSIGRASDPALLLVMGLGGQLIHWPDEVVVALCQQGFRVIRYDNRDVGLSTWRQAPANANLTFEVLRYKLGLPVSAPYTLTDMADDALGLMDALQVQQFHVLGASMGGMIAQHLAAMAPQRVESLTLVMTSSGAEGLPAPNAALVQLLSRRSAPNREVALEQQADLLAALGSPTVKDDRQVLLHQAALSYDRAFNPDGVKRQIMAILAEPSRVPLLNQLRVPTLVVHGTADPLLPVMHGVHLAAHIQGSQLKLIPGMAHRFQEAFKAPLLTAVLPYLQAHREDAAHWAQIDPVAPSKLL